The Deltaproteobacteria bacterium genome window below encodes:
- a CDS encoding rhodanese-like domain-containing protein: MTVVRKILFGLLFAAAFAVIATIPGSGLAEDSDMTPAKAYELMKKNSSTVLLDVRTPAEFNEGHVENAVNVDYLASDFKDKVSKLDKTKTYLLVCRSGKRSKGAQEVMLSLGFKKVINVSGGMNAWRSNNVPLK, encoded by the coding sequence ATGACGGTAGTAAGAAAAATCCTTTTTGGCCTGTTATTCGCCGCGGCCTTTGCCGTAATTGCAACGATACCGGGTAGCGGCCTTGCCGAAGATAGCGACATGACCCCGGCAAAAGCATACGAGCTCATGAAAAAAAATTCTTCCACAGTGCTCCTGGACGTAAGGACACCCGCGGAATTTAACGAAGGCCACGTTGAAAACGCGGTTAACGTGGATTATCTTGCTTCGGATTTTAAGGACAAGGTCTCGAAACTCGACAAGACAAAAACCTATCTCCTTGTGTGCAGAAGCGGAAAAAGGAGCAAAGGGGCACAGGAAGTAATGCTTAGTCTCGGGTTCAAAAAGGTAATAAACGTCTCCGGCGGCATGAACGCATGGAGAAGCAATAACGTGCCGCTTAAATAA
- a CDS encoding Glu/Leu/Phe/Val dehydrogenase: MPMVADSFKEALYRLEKANEHLNLPKDVYDRLKHPRRSFILSVPVTMDDGRVEFFTGYRVQHSIARGPSKGGIRYHPSVALNELSALAFLMSWKCAIVDLPFGGAKGGVACDTTKMSIKEIERLTRRYTYELAFVISPESDIPAPDMYTDERMMAWMMDTYSMMKGYSVPGVVTGKPLCLGGSLGKPLSTSRGVLVTLLEAMKIREMNPSNAKVILQGFGKVGAGCAKLFAEKGIQVVGVSDSKGAVYNEKGLDIFSLLKHKEETGGVTGFNKAQAMNGEELLAQKADVLIPAALEGQINEKNAAKIKASIIVEGANSPTTLEAESILNGKDTLVIPDILANSGGVLVSYFEWVQDLQHFFWDESEINQKLEHIMKKAFAEVIYIKEHKKVDLRMAAMILGVSRVAKAIEARGVFP; this comes from the coding sequence ATGCCTATGGTCGCGGATTCCTTTAAAGAAGCGCTCTACAGGCTCGAAAAAGCCAACGAGCATCTCAATCTGCCAAAAGACGTATACGACCGTCTAAAGCACCCGCGGCGTTCGTTTATCCTCTCGGTGCCGGTTACCATGGACGATGGCCGTGTTGAGTTCTTCACCGGCTACAGGGTGCAGCACTCGATAGCCAGGGGCCCGTCCAAGGGCGGCATCCGGTACCATCCAAGTGTCGCGCTTAACGAACTTTCCGCGCTCGCGTTCCTCATGTCGTGGAAGTGTGCGATCGTGGACCTTCCGTTTGGAGGGGCAAAGGGCGGCGTTGCGTGCGACACAACCAAGATGAGCATAAAGGAAATAGAACGTCTTACCAGAAGATATACCTACGAACTTGCCTTTGTCATCTCGCCCGAATCCGACATTCCGGCGCCCGACATGTACACCGACGAGCGCATGATGGCATGGATGATGGATACCTATTCAATGATGAAAGGATATTCCGTGCCGGGCGTTGTCACCGGCAAACCGCTTTGTCTTGGCGGTTCTCTTGGCAAACCGCTTTCAACATCGCGCGGCGTCCTTGTGACCCTGCTCGAGGCAATGAAAATACGCGAAATGAATCCTTCGAACGCAAAAGTAATACTTCAGGGATTTGGCAAGGTCGGCGCCGGATGCGCCAAACTTTTTGCCGAAAAGGGAATACAGGTCGTCGGCGTTTCCGATTCAAAAGGCGCTGTATATAACGAAAAAGGCCTGGACATATTTTCCCTTTTAAAGCACAAGGAAGAGACAGGCGGGGTTACGGGCTTCAATAAGGCCCAGGCAATGAACGGCGAAGAGCTTTTAGCCCAGAAGGCCGACGTGCTGATACCGGCTGCACTCGAAGGCCAGATCAACGAAAAGAACGCGGCAAAGATAAAGGCCTCTATAATCGTCGAGGGCGCGAACAGCCCGACCACCCTCGAGGCTGAAAGCATACTAAACGGCAAAGATACGCTCGTTATCCCTGACATTCTGGCAAATTCAGGCGGGGTGCTTGTGAGTTATTTCGAGTGGGTACAGGATTTACAGCACTTTTTCTGGGATGAATCCGAGATAAACCAAAAACTCGAACATATCATGAAAAAGGCCTTTGCCGAGGTCATATATATAAAGGAGCATAAGAAGGTCGACCTTCGAATGGCAGCCATGATACTCGGGGTAAGCAGGGTAGCCAAGGCTATAGAGGCTCGCGGCGTATTTCCTTAA
- the glnE gene encoding bifunctional [glutamate--ammonia ligase]-adenylyl-L-tyrosine phosphorylase/[glutamate--ammonia-ligase] adenylyltransferase, whose protein sequence is MTSSITKLDEKEAEKLLRAAGFGDTAKIFKDLKSLYQTALKDKLDRITELASLSSSPDDCIVNLERIISVSDSAAVEELAKTEKHLERLTTLCGSSEFLSHMLSANPVYLEKLFIENELSIVKDTDIFLSELSVWATAADSHEELGNILRKYRNKEYLRIGSRDLLGLAPMQETAREVSDLASASLEVAVSFTTRKLKETYGTPLCTTEDGSLKEASFCVLGLGKLGGRELNFSSDIDIMYIYTSAEGETAGIGQKDSSRISLHAFFVKLAERVTKLIGEATGEGFVYRVDLDLRPEGKSGELANSLRSLETYYESWGRTWERSAMIKARPVAGDAELGKEFLRMISPFVYRKYLDFAAIEEIKNMKEKIDVHLLRQKPDAVDVKLGKGGIREIEFFCQALQLIHGGKKTEVRENNSLKAIQKLLTAELVTSDEARTLTENYIFLRNLEHRIQIVECKQTQVIPAKTKELSRIARMSGFGKKKTPEQEFWKEYEKRTTEVQSVYKTLFYASTDELVKTASPDALVALNEETPEAEVNSILKKLGFKKTGAVSNSIRILREQGALQKMPARISEILNRIAPHILTNASKTADPDMALMNMERFLSAISGRTSIYAMLAENPPLIAELLKIFGSSAFLSNFITEHPENLDILLSREMSRPIKTALEMQTELSSMLDNAVDYEEELYVLRRFKSQEFFRIGINDTLKTLDDVSGQITLVAETVLEASIKIASREVRKKYGLPGTDSFFVLGMGKLGGGELIYGSDLDIIFIYDNSAGEENTSGPKIISVHEYFAKLAQRIISVLSVRTNAGIVFSIDTRLRPSGSSGPLVILKDALFSYHLDKASIWERQAATKARPVAGNAAFGSDTVEKLRDITYKKGLSNADIDEMLRIRARMETELAKEDNDTFDIKTGKGGLVDIEFLTQALQLKYGNADKGLKAADTLSALRALENSGKLLSDNYKILTEAYWFFRRLETGLRIIHDTSACVLKRGSAETEVLAKKNGYYNDNDAGEKLLGDYVEKTTRVRKIYLDMLNGLKT, encoded by the coding sequence ATGACAAGCAGCATTACAAAACTCGACGAAAAAGAAGCGGAAAAACTGCTAAGAGCCGCCGGGTTTGGCGATACGGCAAAAATATTTAAAGACCTGAAATCGCTTTACCAAACAGCGCTAAAGGACAAACTGGACAGGATAACCGAGCTTGCCTCGCTTTCTTCTTCACCCGACGACTGCATCGTAAACCTCGAAAGGATAATCAGCGTATCCGATAGCGCGGCCGTCGAGGAACTTGCCAAAACGGAAAAACATCTTGAACGCCTGACAACGCTTTGCGGCTCTTCTGAATTCCTGTCGCATATGCTTTCGGCAAATCCCGTATACCTCGAAAAACTTTTTATCGAAAACGAATTATCCATAGTAAAAGACACCGATATTTTCCTCTCCGAGCTGTCTGTTTGGGCAACTGCGGCGGATTCTCACGAAGAACTCGGCAATATTCTCAGAAAATACAGAAATAAGGAATACCTTAGAATAGGCAGCCGCGATCTTCTTGGCCTTGCTCCGATGCAGGAAACCGCAAGAGAGGTATCTGACCTTGCCTCCGCAAGCCTCGAGGTAGCTGTTTCGTTTACAACAAGAAAACTCAAGGAAACTTACGGAACGCCGTTATGTACAACGGAAGACGGTTCTCTGAAAGAGGCCAGTTTTTGCGTATTAGGGCTTGGAAAGCTCGGCGGAAGAGAGCTCAATTTTTCCTCTGACATAGACATAATGTACATCTATACCTCTGCCGAAGGGGAAACCGCGGGGATTGGCCAAAAAGATTCGAGCCGCATAAGCCTGCACGCGTTTTTCGTAAAGCTTGCCGAGCGCGTGACAAAGCTGATAGGGGAAGCTACGGGCGAAGGATTTGTCTACAGAGTAGACCTCGACCTAAGGCCCGAGGGCAAGAGCGGCGAGCTCGCAAATTCGCTTCGAAGCCTCGAGACTTACTACGAAAGCTGGGGCCGGACATGGGAAAGAAGCGCGATGATAAAGGCGCGGCCTGTTGCCGGGGATGCAGAGCTTGGAAAAGAATTTCTTCGGATGATATCCCCGTTTGTATACAGGAAGTACCTGGATTTTGCAGCCATAGAAGAAATAAAGAACATGAAAGAAAAGATCGACGTGCATCTATTAAGACAAAAACCCGATGCCGTGGACGTAAAGCTCGGTAAGGGCGGCATACGCGAGATAGAGTTCTTTTGCCAGGCGCTCCAGCTCATACACGGCGGCAAAAAGACCGAGGTGCGCGAAAACAACTCTCTTAAAGCAATACAAAAGCTCCTTACCGCTGAGCTCGTAACATCGGATGAAGCAAGAACGCTTACGGAAAATTATATATTTCTTAGAAATCTCGAGCACAGGATACAGATAGTCGAATGCAAGCAAACCCAGGTCATTCCGGCAAAAACAAAAGAACTTTCTAGAATAGCCCGTATGTCGGGCTTTGGTAAGAAAAAAACCCCCGAACAGGAATTCTGGAAGGAATACGAAAAGCGGACCACCGAGGTGCAATCGGTATATAAAACGCTTTTCTACGCCTCAACTGACGAACTCGTAAAAACCGCATCCCCTGACGCACTTGTGGCATTAAACGAAGAAACTCCGGAAGCAGAGGTAAACTCGATACTTAAAAAACTCGGGTTCAAAAAGACCGGCGCTGTATCGAACAGCATAAGGATACTGAGGGAACAGGGCGCGCTGCAGAAAATGCCGGCGCGCATAAGCGAAATACTAAACCGTATCGCGCCGCATATACTCACAAACGCCTCCAAAACAGCGGACCCGGACATGGCGCTTATGAACATGGAACGTTTTCTCTCGGCAATAAGCGGAAGAACGAGTATATACGCGATGCTCGCGGAAAATCCGCCGCTGATAGCGGAACTCTTGAAAATATTCGGCTCAAGCGCATTTCTTTCGAACTTTATAACCGAGCATCCGGAAAACCTCGACATACTTCTCTCAAGAGAAATGTCGCGGCCCATAAAGACCGCTCTGGAAATGCAGACGGAACTTTCCTCGATGCTCGACAATGCCGTTGATTACGAAGAAGAACTCTACGTTCTAAGACGCTTTAAGAGCCAGGAATTTTTCAGAATCGGCATCAACGACACGCTAAAGACCTTAGACGACGTATCCGGACAGATAACACTCGTTGCCGAAACAGTACTCGAGGCCTCTATAAAAATAGCCTCTCGCGAAGTTCGAAAGAAATACGGCTTGCCGGGCACCGACTCGTTCTTTGTCCTCGGCATGGGTAAGCTCGGGGGAGGGGAACTTATCTACGGCTCTGACCTTGATATTATCTTTATCTACGACAACAGCGCCGGAGAAGAAAACACTAGCGGGCCAAAGATCATATCTGTCCACGAATACTTTGCCAAACTTGCGCAGCGCATAATAAGCGTTCTCTCTGTAAGGACCAACGCCGGCATAGTGTTCAGCATCGATACGCGTCTTAGGCCCTCCGGGAGCTCCGGGCCGCTTGTTATTTTAAAAGACGCGCTTTTTTCCTACCACCTGGACAAGGCAAGCATCTGGGAACGGCAGGCCGCAACCAAGGCCCGTCCTGTAGCCGGTAATGCGGCTTTTGGCAGCGATACGGTCGAAAAACTTCGCGACATTACATATAAAAAAGGGCTTTCCAATGCCGACATCGACGAAATGCTTCGCATCAGGGCGCGCATGGAGACCGAGCTTGCAAAAGAAGACAACGATACCTTTGACATAAAAACAGGCAAGGGCGGGCTTGTTGACATAGAATTCCTTACCCAGGCGCTTCAGCTTAAATACGGAAATGCTGACAAGGGCTTAAAAGCAGCGGATACGCTTTCGGCGCTACGCGCACTCGAGAATTCAGGAAAACTTTTATCCGATAATTATAAAATCCTCACTGAAGCATATTGGTTTTTCAGGCGCCTCGAAACAGGGCTAAGGATAATACACGACACCTCGGCCTGCGTTTTGAAACGCGGGAGCGCGGAAACGGAAGTGCTTGCGAAAAAGAACGGCTACTATAACGACAACGATGCCGGAGAAAAGCTTCTTGGCGATTACGTCGAAAAAACAACCCGTGTCAGGAAAATCTATCTTGATATGTTAAACGGTCTCAAAACTTAA
- the ruvX gene encoding Holliday junction resolvase RuvX — MRILGLDVGNKRIGVALSDPGGLIAQPCLVITRRGLDADVAEVLKAATLNDVEKIVVGLPYSLDGTLGPQGEKVLKFIEALKKATSLDIETWDERFSTAAVERTLIEGDVSRADRKGVVDKVAAAFILQGYLDSKGPRE, encoded by the coding sequence ATGCGCATATTAGGGCTGGATGTGGGCAACAAAAGGATAGGGGTGGCGCTTAGCGACCCCGGCGGCCTTATAGCCCAACCCTGTCTTGTCATAACAAGGCGCGGACTCGATGCGGATGTTGCCGAGGTGCTAAAGGCCGCTACGTTAAACGATGTCGAGAAAATAGTGGTCGGTCTCCCATACTCACTTGACGGCACGCTAGGGCCGCAGGGAGAAAAAGTATTAAAATTTATCGAAGCGCTCAAAAAAGCAACTTCGCTCGATATAGAGACATGGGATGAGAGGTTTTCCACTGCCGCTGTCGAGAGAACTCTTATAGAAGGAGATGTTTCGCGCGCCGACAGAAAAGGCGTGGTCGATAAGGTCGCGGCAGCTTTTATTTTGCAGGGTTATCTTGACTCAAAAGGCCCGAGGGAGTAG
- the dnaA gene encoding chromosomal replication initiator protein DnaA, with protein MQATNVWKSCLDGITGHISAQHFATWFKPIKFLGADDTTIELEVPNKFFLEWIKEHYLSLISDVIRKVTSQDYSIAWKISNDGKVPEVEQQKQTPRAATKKKTTESGVSSKYTFDNFIVGAKNEFAHAACLAVTKNPGSKYNPLFIYGGVGLGKTHLLQAIGNKIAEAQTPTNVCYYTSERFMNEFINYVSRNKMDDFRKKFRNIDVLLIDDVQFWGGKERTQEEFFHTFNELYEAHKQIVVTCDKFPKEIDGMEERLRSRFEWGLIADIQPPDMETKIAILKNKSLAEAVDLPNDVATWLASVSSSNIRELEGYLNRVIAVSSLTGQEISLIMAKEALKNLTRERGVKNVTIEEIQKAVAEIYNLKNTDLKSKRRHKNIALPRQLAMYIARQFGKYSYPEIGESFGGKDHSTAIHAVKKIEKELSNNHELKEKIQIITNKLGVN; from the coding sequence ATGCAAGCAACGAATGTTTGGAAAAGCTGTTTGGATGGGATTACCGGGCATATCAGCGCCCAGCATTTCGCCACCTGGTTTAAGCCGATAAAATTCCTTGGCGCAGACGATACAACCATCGAGCTCGAAGTTCCTAATAAATTTTTCCTCGAATGGATAAAAGAACACTATCTTTCGCTAATCTCCGATGTCATAAGAAAAGTAACCTCGCAGGATTATTCCATTGCGTGGAAGATCTCCAATGACGGCAAGGTTCCCGAGGTAGAACAGCAAAAACAGACCCCGCGTGCCGCAACAAAGAAAAAGACAACCGAAAGCGGCGTTTCCTCCAAATATACCTTTGATAACTTTATCGTCGGCGCCAAGAACGAATTCGCGCACGCCGCGTGCCTTGCTGTCACAAAGAACCCCGGCAGCAAATATAACCCGCTCTTCATATATGGCGGCGTTGGACTTGGCAAGACACATTTATTGCAGGCAATAGGAAATAAGATCGCGGAAGCGCAAACACCGACAAATGTCTGTTATTATACTTCCGAGCGGTTTATGAATGAATTCATAAATTATGTAAGCCGCAACAAGATGGACGATTTCAGGAAAAAATTCAGGAATATCGACGTCCTTTTGATAGACGACGTTCAGTTCTGGGGCGGAAAAGAACGTACGCAGGAAGAATTTTTTCATACGTTTAACGAACTATATGAAGCGCACAAGCAGATTGTCGTAACTTGCGATAAGTTTCCAAAGGAAATAGATGGTATGGAAGAACGGTTGAGAAGCCGCTTCGAATGGGGGCTTATCGCCGACATCCAGCCGCCGGATATGGAAACCAAAATCGCTATTTTAAAAAATAAATCTTTGGCCGAAGCCGTGGATTTGCCAAACGATGTAGCAACCTGGCTTGCTTCTGTTTCCAGCTCCAACATAAGAGAACTTGAAGGATATCTTAACAGGGTCATTGCCGTTTCGAGCCTTACGGGACAGGAAATCAGCCTCATAATGGCCAAAGAAGCGCTTAAAAACCTGACCAGGGAACGCGGCGTAAAAAACGTTACAATAGAAGAAATTCAAAAGGCCGTGGCTGAAATATATAATCTTAAAAACACGGACCTGAAGAGCAAAAGACGGCACAAAAACATAGCGCTACCGCGGCAGTTGGCTATGTATATTGCAAGACAATTCGGAAAATATTCTTATCCGGAAATAGGAGAATCGTTTGGCGGCAAGGACCATTCAACGGCGATTCATGCCGTAAAAAAAATAGAAAAAGAGCTTTCCAACAATCACGAGCTTAAGGAAAAAATCCAAATAATTACCAACAAGCTCGGGGTGAATTAG